The bacterium genome has a window encoding:
- a CDS encoding AEC family transporter: MAAILENISPVFIVIALGFLSRRLGFLPDTFIGSANRLVYFVAIPILVYSEISRGSFSESFNIVQIADVFAALAMTAVVVLILARALALSPGGAATFAQASFHSNLGYVGLAVVFYSLGTEGRAAASVLAGFIMLFQNFLAIGIYTFVAREHRKLDMRTAGRFVGNPIILATLLGLGSSAAEIRLPGFVDRSFDIVAHMALPLALLIIGGSLKTAPAKRIQLVAVTTVFKLIVLPLTGLLLFRASGLDVGATLIGVILLSSPSATLSYVMASEMGGKPDFAAAAVTTSTVLSLLSYTLWISVIGG, encoded by the coding sequence ATGGCAGCTATCCTCGAGAACATATCGCCGGTCTTTATCGTCATTGCCCTGGGCTTCCTCTCCAGGAGGCTGGGGTTCCTCCCGGACACTTTCATCGGTTCCGCCAACCGGCTGGTCTACTTCGTCGCCATCCCGATCCTCGTTTACAGCGAGATCTCCAGGGGATCCTTTTCCGAGAGCTTCAACATCGTTCAGATAGCGGATGTCTTCGCCGCCCTGGCCATGACGGCCGTAGTGGTCCTGATCCTCGCCAGGGCCCTTGCCCTCAGCCCTGGAGGGGCGGCCACCTTTGCCCAGGCCTCCTTTCACAGCAACCTGGGATACGTCGGTCTCGCCGTGGTGTTCTATTCCCTGGGAACCGAGGGCAGGGCAGCTGCCAGCGTCCTGGCGGGCTTTATCATGCTTTTCCAGAACTTCCTCGCCATCGGGATCTACACCTTCGTGGCGCGCGAACACCGAAAGCTGGACATGAGGACGGCGGGCCGGTTCGTGGGAAACCCCATCATCCTGGCAACTCTGCTGGGGCTGGGCTCCTCGGCCGCCGAAATCAGGCTGCCCGGGTTCGTCGACCGGTCCTTCGATATCGTGGCCCACATGGCCCTGCCCCTGGCCCTCCTCATCATCGGGGGGTCCCTGAAAACCGCCCCTGCCAAGAGGATCCAGCTGGTGGCCGTCACCACCGTGTTCAAGCTCATTGTCCTGCCACTGACGGGTCTTCTCCTTTTCAGGGCTTCGGGTCTGGACGTGGGAGCGACCCTCATCGGCGTCATCCTGCTTTCAAGCCCATCGGCCACGCTTTCCTACGTCATGGCGTCCGAGATGGGCGGGAAACCCGACTTCGCTGCCGCCGCTGTCACCACCAGCACGGTCCTGTCCCTGCTCTCCTATACATTGTGGATATCGGTGATAGGGGGATAA